From Plectropomus leopardus isolate mb chromosome 17, YSFRI_Pleo_2.0, whole genome shotgun sequence, a single genomic window includes:
- the mpp3a gene encoding MAGUK p55 subfamily member 3, with amino-acid sequence MKEAMPVLTAGAGLHETLALLTSQLRPDANHKEDMVFLKDVFSERSLGYLMKIHEKLRQYERQSPTPVLHSASSLAEDVAEELQSGPMSTEEKELLHLLTSPHLKAVLSVHDTVAQKNFDPVLPPLPDDFEDELEEESVKIVRLVKNKEPLGATIRRDEATGVVIVARIMRGGAADRSGLVHVGDELREVNGVSVIHKRPDEISQLLSQSQGSITLKIIPAIKEEDRLKDSKVYMRALFDYVPLEDKATPCQEAGLPFKRGDILQVVTQDDPTWWQAKRVGDSNLRAGLIPSKQFQERRLAYRMKMGTLPNPKSPKKPVYDQGCDKEDCDCEGYFNGQYIVSPKCKAVAPSCGQVFSWEFYSAGLRRSFRLSRKDRQGSSGEGSDTADPDFLTYEEVTRYQQRPNERPRLVVLIGSLGARINELKQRVIAENPHRFAVAVPHTTRPKKPHEKEGVEYHFVTKQQFDADALNNKFIEHGEYKENQYGTSIEAIRSVQAKNKMCVVDVQPEALKRLRTAEFKPYVIFVKPRVPESRRRRSAATSPGGGEHGRITDEDLQEMRQSAIQIDQQYGHLVDRVLIKEDSASACAELRGILERLERESFWVPLSWVRT; translated from the exons ATGAAAGAAGCCATGCCGGTCCTCACAGCAGGAGCAG GGCTGCATGAGACGCTGGCCCTGCTGACCTCTCAGCTGCGGCCTGATGCCAATCACAAAGAGGACATGGTCTTTCTCAAAGATGTCTTCAGTGAGAGGAGCTTGGGATACCTCATGAAG aTTCACGAGAAGCTGAGACAGTATGAGAGACAGAGTCCAACGCCTGTCCTCCACAGTGCCTCTTCTCTGGCAGAGGAT GTGGCGGAGGAGCTGCAGAGCGGACCAATGAGCACCGAGGAGAAAgagctgctgcacctgctgaCGTCACCGCATTTAAAG GCCGTTCTCTCGGTGCATGACACCGTGGCACAGAAGAACTTTGATCCCGTGCTGCCACCGCTGCCAGATGACTTTGAGGATGAGCTGGAGGAGGAGTCAGTGAAGATTGTCAGACTGGTGAAGAACAAGGAGCCACTA GGAGCCACCATCAGGAGGGATGAAGCCACGGGGGTGGTGATCGTGGCTCGGATCATGAGAGGAGGTGCAGCCGACCGAAGTG GTTTGGTCCATGTAGGAGATGAACTCAGGGAGGTCAACGGAGTCTCTGTGATCCACAAGAGGCCTGATGAAATCAGTCAGCTGCTG TCTCAGTCCCAGGGCTCCATCACTCTAAAGATAATCCCTGCCATTAAAGAAGAGGACCGACTGAAGGACAGCAAG GTCTATATGAGAGCCTTGTTTGACTACGTCCCGCTGGAAGACAAAGCGACGCCTTGCCAAGAAGCGGGACTTCCCTTCAAGCGGGGAGACATCCTGCAGGTTGTGACCCAAGACGACCCCACGTGGTGGCAGGCGAAGCGTGTGGGAGACAGCAATCTGCGGGCCGGACTCATCCCCTCCAAACAGTTCCAGGAGAG GCGACTGGCCTACAGGATGAAAATGGGCACTCTCCCGAATCCAAAATCCCCTAAAAAGCCTGTCT ATGACCAAGGATGTGATAAAG AGGACTGTGACTGTGAGGGCTATTTCAATGGACAGTACATAG TCTCTCCTAAGTGTAAAGCAGTGGCGCCCTCCTGTGGCCAGGTGTTTTCCTGGGAATTTTATTCAG CTGGTTTACGGAGGAGTTTCCGGCTGAGTCGTAAGGACAGGCAAGGGTCCTCCGGAGAGGGATCTGATACCGCAGACCCCGACTTCCTGACTTATGAAGAGGTGACACGCTACCAGCAGAGGCCAAATGAGAGGCCACGTCTCGTGGTTCTAATCG GTTCTCTCGGAGCACGAATCAATGAACTCAAACAGCGAGTGATTGCCGAAAACCCACATCGGTTTGCAGTGGCTGTGCCGC ACACCACCAGGCCCAAGAAGCCTCATGAGAAGGAGGGTGTGGAGTACCACTTTGTCACCAAACAGCAATTTGATGCAGATGCTTTAAACAACAA gttCATAGAACACGGGGAATACAAGGAGAACCAGTACGGGACGAGTATAGAGGCTATCCGCTCTGTACAGGCCAAGAATAAGATGTGTGTAGTGGATGTGCAGCCTGAG GCCCTAAAGAGACTGCGGACAGCAGAGTTCAAGCCCTATGTAATATTTGTCAAACCTCGTGTTCCTGAGAGCAGACGTCGCCGCAGTGCTGCCACTTCACCAGGAGGGGGAGAGCACGGCCGCATTACA GACGAAGACCTCCAGGAGATGCGTCAGTCTGCCATTCAGATTGATCAGCAGTACGGACACCTGGTGGACCGGGTCCTGATCAAGGAGGACTCAGCCAGTGCCTGTGCAGAACTGCGAGGTATCTTGGAAAGGCTGGAGCGCGAGTCCTTCTGGGTGCCTCTGAGCTGGGTGCGGACCTAA